The proteins below come from a single Zea mays cultivar B73 chromosome 8, Zm-B73-REFERENCE-NAM-5.0, whole genome shotgun sequence genomic window:
- the LOC103636887 gene encoding rRNA 2'-O-methyltransferase fibrillarin produces the protein MPMGGGAGTLGASHGSRRWRHGRLGTLLLDCREQAPGGVLVSIHCRGSGDSRPWSREVKNAMARARGAGRRGSGRSLAGQGRAGGGGRRGRGRAELLAADGWRARGRRLGKMAARGSSQPWKNHRAERSSPMPGDRRHGETRACREGHHDLLPYARWSLGKGDAMAATEGIGQALPHSCAQLVSM, from the coding sequence ATGCCCATGGGAGGAGGGGCTGGAACTTTGGGTGCCAGCCATGGAAGTCGCAGGTGGCGCCATGGGAGGCTGGGGACGCTGCTGCTCGATTGCAGGGAGCAAGCGCCAGGCGGAGTCTTGGTCAGCATCCATTGCAGGGGGAGTGGAGACTCGCGCCCGTGGAGCAGGGAAGTGAAGAACGCCATGGCTAGGGCGCGTGGAGCAGGGAGGCGAGGATCTGGGCGTTCCCTGGCCGGGCAGGGAAGAGCAGGGGGAGGCGGACGCCGTGGAAGGGGGCGAGCAGAGCTGCTGGCTGCTGATGGCTGGAGAGCAAGAGGACGACGGCTGGGGAAAATGGCAGCCAGGGGGAGCTCACAGCCATGGAAAAATCATAGGGCAGAGAGGAGCTCGCCCATGCCCGGGGACAGGCGCCATGGGGAAACTCGAGCTTGCAGGGAGGGGCACCACGATCTGCTGCCGTATGCGCGCTGGAGCTTGGGGAAGGGAGATGCCATGGCGGCAACAGAGGGCATCGGCCAAGCCTTGCCGCACTCCTGCGCGCAGCTGGTTTCCATGTGA